The DNA region AATCTGTAATGCTGTTACACGCACGAATTTAGCCGGCCAAATTATGAAATTCTATCgcttctaccccccttaaagacTTAGTTACGACCTCGTAACTCACTAACCTCAGGAAAAAGGAGTGGGTATTTCTCACACATGGAATCCTTAGTTTCCCACGTTGCCTCCTGTGTGCGCTGATTAAAGCATAGAACTTTCATCATATTTATATCTTTTCTCCTAATACTAGGCACCTTAGAATCTTAGATCTCGATAGGCTTCTCTTCATATTCTCATCAAGGTCTAAGGGCTCGGGATCTAGCACATGCGATTTATCGGGGGCATATCGCTTCAACTACAAAATATGAAACACATCATGGAACTTTCCCAACTTATTAGGTAATGCTAATCTGTAAGTAACTTTCCTACCTTCTATGTGACCTCATAAGGTCCTTTGAACTTTGGACTCAACTTGCCTTTCTTACAAAACCTCATGATTACTTTCATCGGTGAACCTCTCAATAACACATAATCCCCTACAGTGAACTCATCAGGTCTCCTCTTAAGATCGGCGTAGGACTTTTGTCGATCCCGGGCCGCCTTAAGCTTTTCACAAATCATTTTCAGTTGATCAGTCATCTCTTCTAACATAGCCGGACCTAGAGTGACAGATTCACcgaaatcatcccaacataccgAACTACGACATCGACAACCTTACAAAGCCTCGAAAGGTGCCATTTGAATGCTTGCCTGGTAACTATTGTTGTATGAGAATTCCATCATGTCTAGGCAGTCATCCCAAGATCCTTGCCTATCCAAAGCTACAGCTCGCAACATATTCAAGTGTCCTATTCGTGCGTTCAGTTTTCCCATCAGTAGCCGGGTGAAAAGATGTGCTCCTAAGAAGTTTTGTATCCAAAGCTCTCTGAAACGCTTCCCAAAATTTGAACACGTATCTGGTACCATGATCAGACACTATAGATCTAGGGACACCATGATATCGCACAACATTCTTAAGCTCGAGCCAACTGATCCATATCCCACTGATTATTCATCGGAATTAACCTAGCACTCTTGATAAGTCTATCCATGATCAGCCATAACGTATCATTTCCCGACCTAGTCCTCGGTACCCAAAACAAGTCCTTTGATATGACATCCCATTTACATACAGGAATATCAAAAGGCTGGAGTAAACCTACAGGCCTCTTATGCCCGCTCTGTACTTTCTAACAGGTCAAACACTTGGAAACTTGAAGTCAACTACCCGACTCATGACTTGTATCAAACATAATCATATTTTCTTTCtgaaattaatataaagtaATTGTCCCTCATTTTTTGTTGCTTAAGCAAGTGAAATTTGTAGATTGGAAGTCATTGAGAATGTTGTCAAAGATAATATGAACACTTGTATTAGGACCATGTTTATTAgttgattatttttaacaaaaaaagcaCTAAAAACACATATACAACCCACCGAAAAATACTAACAAAAGGCTCAGTATCCAGTATATGTTATGACATAAAAGTGACATTGTTTGCAGCAGTTATATTGTACATGAGCTGGTAGGGAGCATTTCCGGAGTCCCAAGAGCTACAGTAACTACCTAGCCTCCATAAAGAAACCAAGTCATTCATCAATCAACAATCGTAGCCAAGTTTAGAATTATATAATAGAGTGCAACTGGCCACAATCACAATCACTGATAGTTTAGTCATGCATCAAACCAGACTACCTTAACCTTAAGTCAAGACTAATTTAAAGTAATACATACTTGGAAAAGTAAGAGCCAGACCAATGCAGCAGCCAGCGACTCCTGCATTAATAGCTAATATACAGAGACTAACAAGTGAAAATGCTAGGTCAAACAATGAAAAAGTATAAACAAATAGAAACTTTGTAAAATATCCTACCATCATCCTTCCCTCTTAGCTTCTTCAACAAGCAAACCACCAAACTATACATACCAGAAAGTACTGCAAATGTCTTTTGGAAGTAACATatggagagaaaaaaaaatatatcggtaaataaaagaaaataaattttcagaaaTAAGAAAGGAACAAATCCGTGAATTTCAACCCAAATATCCAAATTTTAAGCCATTGCGGATGTTGTTAGTGATAATATGAACACTTGTATTATGACCATGTTTATTAGTCGatcattttcaatataaaaaagcACTAAAAACACATATACTTTTTTGCATTGTTAAGTGATACTACAATCAAATGTAATGAACATGAgaaatcactagtggaaaaaatcttatttgctgcggttttttggccgtAATATGCTGCGGGTTTGGCacgcagcaatagtgatagtagcaaatggcctattttaaaagctgtggtttaaaaccgcagcagaaaaAAGCTTATTTGCTGTGGGCATCttataaaaccgcagcaaatagtgtatgactatttgctgcggtttttaagaagcccgcagcattttttttttgcttttttcgtttaatattattaaataatccaataatgtacaatgtaataaaaaatgattaatccaatgataatgaccaattaacaccaataatcaccaataatctctttattaattctcgatcgtatatatataatataataatatgtatatatacaaattaaagtcctaaatctaaactaattacattatttacctaGAACAAAATGAGTGTATATCAAGCCTAATCCAAGACAGTAGCAGGGTTAGTTGTGTAGCTGTTTATCAAATGAGTGTATATCAGTACAACAATAACTTATGCAATCAAAACAGGCACATTGATCAGCCAAGTGTGTACGTTCAGCAGTAGCTTGGGGGCATTAAAAGATCAGTACAGTAGGCAGGCTTAGAACAGCTCATACCAGTATGAGacagaaagcaataaagaggTCAAAACAACGACATTATACCAGTTCATAGATTATGGATGTAGATTATGAGATGTTGTTTCAATGATGTTGGTGATGTAATTTGTGCCAAGTTAAAAAGTAGATACAAACTCCAATTGAAACATGTAATTCCTGGATATCAACACTTTGATTCCAAGGCCTAAATAACATTGAGAGCACCTGCACGTGAATTGGAAATTTAAGTGTACAACAAAAACTTCAATTCAAACACATGACTCAATGAAAGCAGCACATAGGGACAACCACAATAGCGGAACAACAAATATGTTCATGATGCATTAAATGAATTACTTCTCAAATAaggattttaacaaaataataatcaataatttcaTGTCTTATTTCGTATTGCTATATATTTCCTTGTAAACATGGATTGACATTCCTCACACTAATCACTTGTGCAGCTGGTCAAATGCAGTCTTGTGGAATCCACATTGGGAAATGGAGGCTTGTTACATAGATTTTGTTTGCGTTGAGAACACTAAGGTAGTTTCTTGGTATTAATCATCATAAAAAAGAGATAGTCCCACAAGATTGGTACAAGTACATGaatcaaatatcaatagtaTTAAAACTATATATTCTGCCTTTCTCACTATTCCTTCATGTATCTTGTCATCAATTTGCAAAACAATACCTTGGTAATgaaatatgataattttttcatcattctaccctaaaaatcctaattaattaaaattattcacattcaaatattcaagtacatacataagtaaattattcacattcaaatataaaatacataccttggtaatgagatatgataattttgtttctacaataagattatgtaacctacaatgaaaaaataaataaaaattagtacaaataaaaagactaaatccttattaaaacacagTAGATTGGTGcggtttggaagatgatgaacgaaatGAAGAAAAGACACAGTAGAGTCGTATgatttgaagaacttgaagaacttgaattgatttttcgtgggtttttgaagaaattttctgaaattgaagagcttaaagaagaagacagtcgtgctcatgggtttttgaagaaagttatttgAGGGATTTAAGCAATTGCACGTCAAAACgcgggttttaaattttttgaactgttatttgttgcgggcaagaaaaaaccgcagcatatcagaacttatatgctgcggttttattgaGCCCGTAGAATATATATTTTGGTAGattttgatcagtttaacgtcaaaattaatcacttataggtcaaaaattaatttttttaaatgatctgtttaaggtttactttaagttgaaattgatacctttaggtcaaaattgataaatgcccaaaaacattaaaaaaacgaGGAAAGCTGTAATGTTGTTACAcgcattaatttttttgaagataaataatttttatttcttttagacTATACCTATGTGGCACGGGTTTCAAGCTTGttacatataaattattatagaaaCTTGTAAAATGCAGgaatttattattattcaatacaTATAAAAATCTGATTCTAAATTAGGAAAATATCGTCATGTAATCAATAATCATCcactaaataaataataacgtTTGTCAAGGTTTCTTAAGAATGATATTTgtcattttctaaatttttatttgtatatttttagttTGTGATGATAAAATTCTTTAGAAGTATAGTATcttttatgatattatgaatTTACACACTAGCTAGcaatgatttttattaataatatttttcctAATACATGAGGTTGCATATATTTTTCTATAGTAATATGAGTACTCTTCACTTGCAATTGATTTTGTGGTACGATTTATTTCCAAATACATGTGGTAGCATATGAACTAAGGAAGGGATATGTTTCCAATCTctataatgaaaaatatattatcAGTGAAGAAAGAAATAAGTGGCGAAGCAAAGGTTAGAAGTAGGTGTGGTGATTCACAATTATAAATAGAGCATTACTTAAAAGAATGATAAGGATCATCACATTAACAAAAAAAGGCTATAAACTAAGAAATAAAAACTTGTCCATTCCAACatacattataaatttataatggcCAATTCTCTGAGTTTTTCTATTGTCCTCATTTTCCTAGTTTTTTCCATCATTTCTTTTGATGTCTCCAAGGTATGTATCGTTAGTTTTTGCCTACTATGTGTACACGTGCActcaaagttgttaaaatcgggattttatttaaaattttttagagaggtagaatcgaatcgtagaatcgtaagattctacaataaacctaaatttattattttctcgtAATGTTTTCAtctcaaaagtttaagtttatgaATTAAACCTTTATTCAATTcatttttaagtattaaatggaaaaataattaataactatTTTGAATCTtcataacgatgaagaaatttattttttaaaaattatgatgttgAATCGTTGAATCGAAAGAAAACCGATGGtataaatgaatttatttttaacaaattgagtaaaaactaaaaatagtttattattGGCAATTACCCCTAATAATTATATGTCTAACATGTTTTCTGCATTTTTGCATCCGGGATACGTGTTGCAACAAACTAAAGGCTGGTGGTGAAGGTTCACTAACAATAGATCGTAAGTTTTATTCTTGAACAATGTTTCAAAGTATGAACATCTTTATTAGTTTGCTACAAAAGGTCAATTGAATGTAACCTCtttattagttttatcattattaaagGTAAGGTTGCGTATATCCGATCCTCTCATTCCCACCtcaggtgggagccacttatcGGAATTACAACAATTGAATAAACTGGAACATAGTGAGTATGACTGAAACATCAAAAATTACTGATCAAGTTTTTTGTTGTGAAAACTTTGACAGAATGTCCAGGTGCATGTGCTTATCGATGTTCAAATACACAATATCGAAATGCATGTTTAGAGTTTTGCAACAAATGTTGTGACAAATGTTTATGTGTTCCATCGGGAACGTATGGGCATAAGGAAGAATGTCCATGCTATAACAATTGGAAAACCAAAGAAGGCGGTCCCAAATGTCCTTGAATCACTTATGTAATTTTCATAGCGTTGCTCTATTACATCAGTATCAATTCAAAAACTTAATGATTTCAAGTGTGCTATTCTGATTGAGAtgtctcacctaggggactattaaatcaaccggacataatccagttgagtcacaccAACTAATCgtaatcaaggctcaataactacggaatcacttcgataccacacacaaccatagTGTGTTCTCTGCTATTTAGGAATTTGCTCTCATATTCTCCTAATACTTTCATTCTAATTGCCTAtaccactattatgactattcgaTAGCATAGTTTAATTTCTGgggctctataattctaatacgctACAAATAATCATGAATTATTGATAATACCttgaaacgatgaatatgataattaattattgCGTGTGTGTACATATAAGCATCACTGCACGATTAAAGGCCACAAAAAATCACCCAATCGAAGTTCTATCTTCGTCTTATGAAATGAGCACCTATATAGTTAGGAAACTAATAAGTCCCGTTAACtgctttgtcataccaactaaataccgaagtaaccactatcacccattcaacatgagttttcgattactctagcacgcacacaactcattcaatacaagtcaaaataattaactcaacacaacataagtcttttcaccaatttaaaaataaaagtatatgtGATTCGTTACTTTTCATTAACTGATTTTGAGTGTATAGGTCGCGCTACCCaaaaaactaatcacaactaagccttacaatttaaatataatgCTAAAACAATGATAAGACAAttcttagagttatcgaatcacgatatcatttgttacattctctaaGATAGAAAGAACTATAATCTAAACAACATGacgagtaactttagcaaccctAGAccataagttgacattatgctcttgacTTTAGTAAAATTATGCATCTATAACTTCAATGACTACCTACTAGGAGTGCTTGTAATCcacaacaattagcaactattacTCTCAATTAATAACCAAAACCATAACTATAGTCgactataatcaaaatcattactaattatcacaacaataatcaatgaaatctttaaaaaacttataaggttattcaattaatcaccacaccaccaaagtagcatacaacacacacacacatactactaataatctcatttctaaatcaaactcCAATTATTTCATGTTCAGAAAATGGGGCGCCTGCTGGAGGGGGAAAAGGGAGACACGGCCAAGCTGATGTCTGGGTTGCTACTTGCTGCTCGTGGGAGGAGGGAGACACGACCTGGTGGTGCTAATGGTGGTACACATGTGGTGAGGGAGggaggagagaagagaagaggaaAGGAGAGGGAAGGGGAGGCGTGTGCTAGTGAGGTAGTGAGTGTTACTACTTAAAACCAAAACAcgtctttttattttgtttattcatttatttatttatttatttgtttttttatctaGATTCGTCTTCTTACGATGGACCTTCGTGTGCTCCCaatttcataaaatattaattttaattcgaaTCTCTTTAATTTAGTAATCGcaaatctatattttttttctaatataattatgttaatatttaaatttatgtagtaaaggaatttattaaaacttattcaaaaataatttatttagttaaaaatcaccaaaagttataaaatattaaataatgacgTTATAAAATCTCGGGGTATTACAGGCTATCAGCCTTAAAAGAAGTTTTGTCCTCGAAAATGGAGTAACCGATGTATTAATCATGagaatttgtatttttgatAACTCAAGAAGGTGTTATAACCATTTTAAGCTCAAGAATTGACTAAAGGATCGTGACTTATTAACACTATTAACAAAAGGATactcaatcaatcaaaatagtCATTCTTTTTGCATTTCGAGTATTTATAATCACCCAAATTAACGCAATACCCAATCAGAAACATGTAAATGTCACACAATTGACTCaacacaatcaatcaaaagcatttaaatatcacaaaattgactcaacacaatcaatcaaaagcatgtaaatatCACACAATTGACTCAACACGATCAACCAAAAGCATATAAATTTGTAATAGATTGACATCATAGAGGAGAAAATGCGTGAAAAGGTGTGAAATTCTATCgcttctaccccccttaaagacTTAGTTACGACCTCGTAACTCACTAACCTCAGGAAAAAGGTGTGGGTATTTCTCACACATGGAATTCTTAGTTTCCCACGTTGCCTCCTATGTGCGTTGATTAGACCATAAAACTTTCATCATATTAATATCTTTTCACCTCGTACAAGGAACCTTAGAATCTTAGATCTTGATAGGCTTCTCTTCATAAGATAAATTCTCATCAAGGTCTAAGGGCTCGGGATCTAGCACTTGCGATTTATCGGGGGCATATCGCTTCAACTACGAAATATGAAACACATCATGGAACTTTCCCAACTCATTGGGTAATGCTAATCTGTAAGTAAATTTCCTACCTTCTATGTGACCTCATAAGGTCCTTTAAACTTTGGACTCAACTTGCCCTTCTTACAAAACCTCATGACTCCCTTCATCGGTGAAACTCTCAATGACACATAATCCCCTACAGTGAACTCAGCAGGTCTCCTCTTAAGATCTGCGTAggacttttgtcgatcctgggcCGCCTTAAGCTTTTCACGAATCATTTTCACTTGATCAGTCATCTCTTCTAACATAGCCGGACCTAGAGTGACAGATTCACCGAAATCACCCAACATACCGGATTACGACATCGACAACCATATAAAGCCTCGAAAGGTATCATTTGAAAGCTTGCCTGGTAACTATTGTTGTATGAGAATTCCATCATGTCTAGGCACTCATCCCAAGATCCTTGCCTATCCAAAGCTATAGCTCGCAACATATTCAAGTGTCCTATTCGTGCATTCAGTTTTCCCATCAGTAGCCGGGTGAAAAGATGTGCTTGAAAGAAGTTTTGTACCCAAAGCTCTCTGAAATGCTTCCCAAAATTTCAACACGTATCTAGTACCATGATCAGACACTATAAATCTAGGGACACCATGATATCGCACAACATTCTTAAGGTAAGCTCGAGCCAACTGATCCATATCCCACTTTTTATTCATCGAAATTAACCTAGCACTCTTGATAAGTCTATCCATGATCACCCATAACGTATTATTTCTCGACCTAGTCCTCGGTACCCAAAACAAGTCCATGGATATGTCATCCCATTTGCATACAAGAATATCAAAAGGTTTGAGTAAACCTACAGGCCTCTTATGCTCGCTCTTTACTTTCTAACAGGTCAAACACTTGGAAACTTGGAGTCAACTACCCGACTCATGACTTGTATCAAACATAATCATATTTTCTTTCtgaaattaatataaagtaATTGTCCCTCATTTTTTGTTGCTTGAGCAGGTGAAATTTGCAGATTGGAAGTCATTGAGAATGTTGTCAGAGATAATATGAACACTTGTATTATGACTATGTTTAttagttgattattttttttaaaaaaagcacTAAAAACACATATACAACCCACCGAAAAATACTAACAAAAGGCTTAGTAGCCAGTATATGTTATGACATGACAGTGATATTGTTTGCACCAGTTATGATTGTACAGCTGGTAGGTAGCATTTCCGGAGTCCCAAGAGCTACATTAACTACCTAGCCTCCATAAAGAAACCAAGTCATTCATCAATCAACAATTGTAGCCAAGTTTAGAATTATATAATAGAGTGCAACTGGCCACAATCACAATCACTGATAGTTTAGTCATGCATCAAACCAGACTACCTTCTCCTTAAGTCAAGAATAATTAAAAGTAATACATACTTGGAAAAGAAAGAGCCAGACTAGTGCAGCAGCCAGCGACTCCTGCATTAATAGCTAATATACAGAGACTAACAAGTGAAAATGCTAggttaaacaatgaaaaatttaaacaaatagAAACTTTGTAAAGTATCCTACCATCATCCTTCCCTCTTAGCTTCTTCAACAAGCAAACCACCAAACTATGCATACCAGAAAGTACTGCAAATGTCTTTTGGAAGTAACATatggagagaaaaaaaaacatatcggtaaataaaataaaataaattttcagaaaTAAGAAAGGAACAAATCCCTGAATTTCATCCCAAATATCCAAATTTTAAGCCATTGCGGATGTTGTTAGTGATAATATGAACACTTGTATTATGACCATGTTTATCAGTCGatcattttcaatataaaaaagcACTAAAAACACATATACTTTTTTTGCGTTGTTAAGTGGTACTACAATCAAATGTAATGAACATGACAAAtaactagtggaaaaaaccttatttgctacggttttttgGCCGTAATATGCTACGGTTTTGGCacgcagcaatagtgatagcaacaAATGGCCTATATTAAAAGCTGttgtttaaaaccgcagcagaaaaAAGCTTATTTACTGCGGGCatcttaaaaaaccgcagcaaatagtgtgtgactatttgctgcggtttttaagaagcccgcatcattttttttttgctttttttgtttaatattattaaataatccaataatgtacaatgtaataaacaatgattaatccaatgataatgaccaattaacaccaataatcacaaataatttctttgtaaattctcgatcgtatatatataatataataatatgtacatgtacaaattaaagtcctaaatctaaactaattacattatttaccaagaacaaaatgATTGTATATCAAGCCTAATCCAAGACAGAAGCAGGGTTAGTTGTGTAGTTGTTTATCAAATGAGTGTATATCAGTACAACAACAACTTACGCAATCAAAACAGGTACATTGATCAGCCAAGTGTGTACCTTCAGCAGCAGCTTGGGGGCATTAAAAGATCAGTACAGTAGGCAGGCTTAGAACAGCATCATACCAGTATGAGACTGAAAGCAATAAAGAGGTCAAAATAACCACATTATACCAGTTCATAGATTATAGATGTAGATTATGAGATGTTGTTTCAATGATGTTGGTGATGTAATTTGTGCCAAGTTAAGAAGTAGATACAAACTCTAATTGAAACATGTAATTCTTGGATATCAACAATTTGATTCCAAGGCATAAATAACATTGAGAGAACCTGCATGTGAATTGGAAATTTATGTGTACAACAAAAACTTCAATGCAAACACATGACTCAATGAAAGCAGCACATAGGGACAACAACAACAGCGGAACAACAAATATGTTCATGATGCATTAAATGAATTACTTCTCAAATATGGATTAGTTAAgaaataataatcaataatttcaTGTCTTATTTCATATTGCTATATATTTCCTTGTAAAAATGGATTGAAATTCCTCACACTAATCACTTG from Amaranthus tricolor cultivar Red isolate AtriRed21 chromosome 3, ASM2621246v1, whole genome shotgun sequence includes:
- the LOC130808716 gene encoding gibberellin-regulated protein 12-like; translated protein: MANSLSFSIVLIFLVFSIISFDVSKAGGEGSLTIDQCPGACAYRCSNTQYRNACLEFCNKCCDKCLCVPSGTYGHKEECPCYNNWKTKEGGPKCP